From a region of the Streptomyces venezuelae genome:
- a CDS encoding (deoxy)nucleoside triphosphate pyrophosphohydrolase, producing the protein MTVRVVVGGALCHEGRLLAARRSAPPELAGRWELPGGKAEPGESVPDALVRELREELGVEAEPLERIPGEWPLRPGLVLHVWTARLLSGVPAPLEDHDELRWLGPEELESVDWLDQDRPAVAEAGRRLRRDGGGGA; encoded by the coding sequence ATGACGGTACGAGTGGTCGTGGGCGGAGCCCTTTGTCATGAGGGGCGCCTGCTGGCCGCCCGCCGCAGCGCACCGCCCGAACTCGCCGGCCGCTGGGAGCTGCCGGGCGGGAAGGCCGAACCGGGTGAGTCCGTCCCCGACGCGCTGGTGCGCGAACTGCGCGAGGAGCTCGGCGTGGAGGCCGAGCCGCTGGAGCGGATCCCGGGGGAGTGGCCGCTGCGGCCCGGGCTCGTCCTGCACGTGTGGACCGCCCGGCTGCTCTCCGGGGTGCCCGCGCCGCTGGAGGACCACGACGAGCTGCGCTGGCTCGGGCCCGAGGAGCTGGAGTCGGTGGACTGGCTGGACCAGGACCGCCCCGCCGTCGCCGAGGCGGGCCGCCGGCTGCGCCGGGACGGTGGCGGGGGCGCGTGA
- a CDS encoding DUF4190 domain-containing protein — translation MSTPPSPPPGPGHSWPPPSAPFTQSPQSPPSPQWGWGPPPGYGQQPPALNGFALASLLSGLLCLPPLGIAFGIAALVQITKRGDRGRALAIVGLVVSVVMTGALVFTAERVLSAADDAFDPLSGYSDVEGELTDLGELRAGDCFNVPGGDLVDERPVTYRIDCAQVHHGEVTAARELQAPVVTGSREADRASEDACWKAQDEYAMDTWALPEYAEMFYYAPSRQSWSQGDRTLLCVIGTTDEDRRGSLRKDAAMLKPEQSAFLRAANSAEFVMSRPPDGDVEDVLPEYRTWAREVHAVLGAEAKLLQAEATRPGLEKAAPAQLGEIEAARARWERASQAGTPEEFDGQWDRALAAMSPETERTLRGAYGLSTVIPQWLRDSQEEPDDPDGGGPSSESA, via the coding sequence GTGAGCACCCCGCCGAGTCCTCCTCCAGGACCGGGCCACTCCTGGCCCCCGCCGTCCGCGCCGTTCACGCAGTCCCCGCAGTCCCCACCGTCCCCGCAGTGGGGGTGGGGTCCGCCGCCCGGTTACGGACAGCAGCCGCCGGCGCTCAACGGCTTCGCACTCGCCTCGCTGTTGTCCGGACTGCTGTGCCTCCCGCCGCTCGGCATAGCCTTCGGCATCGCGGCCCTCGTGCAGATCACGAAGCGGGGCGACCGGGGCAGGGCACTGGCGATCGTGGGCCTGGTGGTGTCGGTGGTGATGACCGGCGCGCTGGTCTTCACCGCCGAGCGGGTCCTGAGCGCCGCCGACGACGCGTTCGATCCGCTGAGCGGGTACTCCGACGTCGAGGGCGAGCTCACGGACCTCGGCGAGCTGCGGGCGGGCGACTGCTTCAACGTTCCCGGCGGGGACCTGGTGGACGAGCGGCCCGTGACGTACCGGATCGACTGCGCGCAGGTGCACCACGGCGAGGTCACCGCCGCCAGGGAGCTCCAGGCACCGGTCGTCACCGGGTCACGGGAGGCCGACCGCGCGTCCGAGGACGCGTGCTGGAAGGCCCAGGACGAGTACGCGATGGACACGTGGGCACTGCCCGAGTACGCGGAGATGTTCTACTACGCGCCCTCCCGCCAGTCCTGGAGCCAGGGGGACCGGACGCTGCTCTGCGTGATCGGTACCACCGACGAGGATCGGCGCGGCAGTCTGCGCAAGGACGCCGCCATGCTGAAGCCGGAGCAGTCGGCCTTCCTGCGGGCCGCCAACAGCGCCGAGTTCGTCATGAGCCGGCCGCCCGACGGCGACGTGGAGGACGTGCTGCCGGAGTACCGGACGTGGGCGCGCGAGGTGCACGCGGTGCTGGGCGCCGAGGCGAAGCTCCTGCAGGCCGAAGCCACCCGGCCGGGGCTGGAGAAGGCCGCTCCGGCCCAGCTGGGGGAGATCGAGGCGGCGCGCGCACGGTGGGAGCGCGCCTCGCAGGCCGGCACGCCGGAGGAGTTCGACGGGCAGTGGGACCGGGCGCTGGCCGCGATGTCGCCGGAGACGGAGCGGACGCTGCGCGGCGCGTACGGGCTTTCGACGGTGATTCCGCAGTGGCTGCGGGACAGCCAGGAGGAGCCGGACGACCCGGACGGCGGGGGGCCCTCGTCCGAGTCGGCGTGA
- a CDS encoding PspA/IM30 family protein, producing the protein MSKQTILGRVTQLAKANINALLDQAEDPQKMLDQLIRDYTNNISEAEQAVATTIGNLRMLEADHKEDVDAAAEWGGKALAASRKADELRASGAAAEADTFDNLAKVALGRQIQSEKEATVAEPTIAAQTEVVEKLKSGLDAMRNKLTELQAKRDELVARAKTAQAQNTMLDAVKNIDVMDPTSDLARFEDKVRREEARALGRQELAASSLDAQFEALDDLGRTSEIEARLAALKQGRAA; encoded by the coding sequence ATGAGCAAGCAGACCATCCTCGGCCGCGTCACCCAGCTCGCCAAGGCCAACATCAACGCACTGCTGGACCAGGCGGAGGATCCGCAGAAGATGCTGGACCAGCTGATCCGGGACTACACGAACAACATCTCGGAGGCGGAGCAGGCGGTCGCGACGACGATCGGGAACCTGCGGATGCTGGAGGCCGACCACAAGGAGGACGTGGACGCGGCCGCCGAATGGGGCGGCAAGGCCCTGGCGGCCAGCCGGAAGGCGGACGAGCTGCGGGCATCGGGGGCGGCGGCGGAAGCCGACACCTTCGACAACCTCGCGAAGGTGGCACTGGGCCGGCAGATCCAGTCCGAGAAGGAGGCGACCGTGGCGGAACCGACGATCGCCGCCCAGACGGAGGTCGTCGAGAAGCTCAAGTCGGGCCTGGACGCGATGCGCAACAAGCTGACGGAGCTCCAGGCGAAGCGTGACGAGCTGGTGGCGCGGGCGAAGACGGCCCAGGCGCAGAACACGATGCTGGACGCGGTGAAGAACATCGACGTGATGGACCCGACGAGCGACCTGGCGCGCTTCGAGGACAAGGTGCGGCGGGAGGAGGCCAGGGCCCTGGGCCGGCAGGAACTGGCCGCGTCCTCCCTGGACGCCCAGTTCGAAGCCCTGGACGACCTGGGCAGGACCTCGGAGATCGAGGCCCGCCTGGCCGCCCTCAAGCAAGGCCGCGCAGCCTGA
- a CDS encoding GntR family transcriptional regulator yields the protein MTFGEQPAYLRVAGDLRRKIVDGSLPPHARLPSQARIREEYGVSDTVALEARKVLMAEGLVEGRSGSGTYVREQPVPRRVARAGYRTGGASTPFRQEQADAGARGTWESSSEQTAAPAEIAKRLGIDPGERVMRTRYVFRDAGEAMMLSTSWEPLAVTGRTPVMLPEEGPLGGSGVVDRMAAIDVVVDNVVEEVGARPGLAEENLLLGGVPGHVVLVIGRTYYASGRAVETADVVVPADRYRLAYHLPVR from the coding sequence GTGACTTTCGGTGAGCAGCCGGCCTATCTGCGCGTGGCCGGGGATCTGCGACGGAAGATCGTCGACGGTTCTCTGCCCCCGCACGCCCGGCTCCCCTCTCAGGCACGCATCCGCGAGGAATACGGCGTCTCCGACACCGTGGCCCTGGAGGCGCGCAAGGTCCTCATGGCGGAGGGGCTGGTCGAGGGCCGGTCCGGATCCGGCACGTACGTACGGGAACAGCCGGTCCCGCGGCGGGTCGCCCGCGCCGGCTACCGCACGGGCGGCGCATCGACGCCGTTCCGGCAGGAGCAGGCCGACGCCGGGGCGCGCGGCACGTGGGAGTCGAGCAGCGAACAGACGGCCGCCCCCGCGGAGATCGCGAAGCGGCTCGGCATCGATCCGGGCGAGCGCGTGATGCGCACGCGGTACGTCTTCCGCGACGCGGGGGAGGCGATGATGCTGTCGACCTCCTGGGAGCCGCTGGCCGTGACCGGCCGGACCCCGGTGATGCTGCCGGAGGAGGGCCCGCTGGGCGGCTCCGGGGTGGTCGACCGGATGGCCGCGATCGACGTCGTCGTGGACAACGTGGTCGAGGAGGTCGGCGCGCGCCCCGGTCTGGCGGAGGAGAACCTGCTCCTCGGGGGAGTGCCGGGTCACGTGGTGCTGGTGATCGGCCGCACCTACTACGCCTCCGGCCGTGCCGTGGAGACGGCCGACGTGGTGGTTCCGGCGGACCGCTACCGCCTGGCCTACCACCTCCCGGTCCGGTAG
- a CDS encoding TPM domain-containing protein, producing MTPPRTRPRHRTFVRAALALAAGLLAVGGWGVAGAPPARAEDPVTLSQQGQITDLVGALGDRKGAVTAALDKLYADRRIQLFVAYVRDFSGRSPQSWADATAQRNGLGQNDVLLAVATGARQYAYSADVDSGLTEQQLATVAQTAIEPALTQNDWAGAAIGAANGYNAVLGGQPVPVPTITPGPANPGGAADGESGAGDLVLPVVAVGAAGALAAYTYSRRKRKDAAGGGRGTTTGPGWPEGAPDRLPLPELDSRAKALLVETDDAVRTSVEELGFATAQFGEEAARPFIAAVAYAKDELTHAFRLRQQLDDAYPEDDATRRRMLDEIVARCTEANRRLDAESADFDRLRDLEKNAPQALANVEQGYLDLTGRASTAEATLTALAGRYADSASAPVASNAEQAKDRLLFAATNLGLAHAALDAGEKGTGAVHVRAAEGAVDQAATLVDAVERRAQELAEAAGKLPGALTETDTDLADARGLLAGTAEGTSTADLRGRIGRAEAVLADVRREEAAGRYDPIDALRRIEEADAALDEALAGARERESGRQRAVALLDQAMLAARSSIGAATDYVTTTRGAVGSQARTRLAEAGRHLERAVSLTAADPTGALAEAQRADALAREAQQLAEQDVRAYQDPYAGRRPGGGQGGAVLGGIILGEILRGGGGFGGGSRGGVFGGGGGSGSGPGSFGGGGTRGRMGGGGRF from the coding sequence GTGACTCCGCCGAGAACCAGGCCACGCCACAGGACGTTCGTACGGGCCGCGCTCGCCCTGGCGGCCGGGCTGCTCGCGGTCGGCGGCTGGGGCGTGGCCGGAGCCCCGCCCGCGCGGGCCGAGGATCCCGTCACCCTGTCGCAGCAGGGGCAGATCACCGACCTCGTGGGGGCCCTGGGCGACCGGAAGGGCGCGGTCACCGCCGCGCTCGACAAGCTGTACGCCGACCGCAGGATCCAGCTCTTCGTCGCCTACGTACGGGACTTCTCCGGGCGCTCCCCCCAGAGCTGGGCCGACGCCACCGCACAGCGCAACGGCCTCGGCCAGAACGACGTCCTGCTGGCCGTGGCGACCGGTGCCCGCCAGTACGCCTATTCGGCCGACGTCGACTCCGGTCTCACCGAGCAGCAGCTGGCCACCGTCGCGCAGACCGCCATCGAGCCCGCCCTGACGCAGAACGACTGGGCGGGCGCCGCCATCGGCGCGGCCAACGGCTACAACGCGGTCCTCGGCGGTCAGCCCGTCCCGGTGCCGACCATCACCCCCGGCCCGGCGAACCCCGGCGGCGCGGCGGACGGCGAGAGCGGGGCCGGTGACCTCGTGCTCCCGGTGGTCGCGGTCGGCGCGGCCGGGGCGCTCGCGGCGTACACGTACAGCCGCCGCAAGCGCAAGGACGCCGCCGGCGGCGGGCGGGGTACGACGACCGGGCCCGGCTGGCCCGAAGGGGCGCCGGACCGGCTGCCGCTCCCGGAACTGGACTCCAGGGCCAAGGCCCTGCTGGTGGAGACCGACGACGCGGTCCGCACCAGCGTCGAGGAACTCGGCTTCGCCACGGCCCAGTTCGGCGAGGAGGCGGCCCGCCCGTTCATCGCGGCCGTGGCATACGCCAAGGACGAGCTGACGCACGCCTTCCGGCTGCGCCAGCAGCTCGACGACGCCTACCCGGAGGACGACGCGACCCGGCGCCGGATGCTGGACGAGATCGTCGCCCGGTGCACCGAGGCGAACCGGCGGCTGGACGCCGAGTCGGCGGACTTCGACCGGCTGCGGGACCTGGAGAAGAACGCCCCGCAGGCGTTGGCGAACGTGGAGCAGGGCTATCTCGACCTGACCGGGCGCGCGAGCACCGCCGAGGCGACCCTGACCGCGCTGGCCGGGCGGTACGCGGACTCGGCGTCCGCGCCCGTTGCCTCCAACGCCGAACAGGCCAAGGACCGGCTGCTGTTCGCGGCGACCAACCTGGGCCTGGCCCACGCGGCCCTCGACGCGGGCGAGAAGGGCACGGGGGCCGTACACGTACGGGCCGCCGAGGGCGCGGTGGACCAGGCGGCGACCCTGGTGGACGCGGTCGAGCGGCGCGCCCAGGAGCTGGCGGAGGCGGCCGGGAAGCTGCCGGGCGCGCTGACCGAGACGGACACCGACCTCGCGGACGCCCGCGGGCTGCTCGCCGGCACCGCGGAGGGCACCTCGACGGCGGACCTGCGCGGGCGGATCGGCCGGGCGGAGGCGGTACTGGCCGACGTACGCCGGGAGGAGGCGGCCGGCCGCTACGACCCGATCGACGCCCTGCGCCGGATCGAGGAGGCCGACGCGGCCCTCGACGAGGCGCTGGCGGGGGCGCGGGAGCGGGAGTCGGGGCGGCAGCGGGCGGTGGCCCTGCTCGACCAGGCCATGCTGGCGGCGCGGAGCTCGATCGGCGCGGCGACGGACTACGTCACCACCACCCGGGGCGCGGTGGGCAGCCAGGCCCGGACCCGGCTGGCGGAAGCGGGCCGGCACCTGGAGCGGGCGGTGTCCCTGACGGCGGCCGACCCGACGGGGGCGCTGGCGGAGGCCCAGCGGGCGGATGCGCTCGCGCGGGAGGCGCAGCAGCTGGCGGAGCAGGACGTACGCGCGTACCAGGACCCGTACGCGGGCCGGCGGCCCGGCGGCGGCCAGGGCGGCGCCGTGCTGGGCGGGATCATCCTCGGCGAGATCCTGCGGGGCGGCGGGGGCTTCGGCGGCGGGAGCAGGGGCGGGGTCTTCGGCGGCGGGGGCGGCAGCGGCAGCGGTCCCGGCTCCTTCGGCGGCGGCGGCACCCGCGGCCGTATGGGCGGCGGCGGCCGCTTCTGA
- a CDS encoding SPOR domain-containing protein, translating to MNDSGALLPWLVIREDDNGNRYRVGRYATRSEAQKIADSLEDRGHKQLYWVERIGQTATMN from the coding sequence ATGAACGACAGCGGTGCGCTGCTTCCGTGGCTGGTCATACGCGAGGACGACAACGGCAACCGCTACCGGGTGGGCCGGTACGCCACCCGGTCCGAGGCCCAGAAGATCGCCGACAGCCTTGAGGACCGAGGGCACAAGCAGCTCTACTGGGTCGAGCGGATCGGTCAGACCGCCACGATGAACTGA
- a CDS encoding succinate dehydrogenase/fumarate reductase iron-sulfur subunit, translating to MSTYDASFRIWRGDAEGGELRDFTVEVHDGEVVLDIVHRLQATQAPDLAVRWNCKAGKCGSCSAEVNGRPRLMCMTRMSTFERSETITVTPLRAFPVVRDLVTDVSFNYAKAREVPAFVPPQGVAPGEYRMQQIDVERSQEFRKCIECFLCQDTCHVVRDHEENKGAFAGPRFLMRVAELDMHPLDAAAEAGLDRKRTAQEEHGLGYCNITKCCTEVCPEGIKITDNALIPLKERAVDRKYDPLVWLGNKIGRRRG from the coding sequence ATGAGTACGTACGACGCGAGCTTCCGGATCTGGCGGGGCGACGCGGAGGGCGGGGAACTGCGGGACTTCACCGTCGAGGTGCACGACGGGGAGGTGGTCCTGGACATCGTCCACCGGCTGCAGGCCACCCAGGCCCCGGACCTGGCGGTGCGCTGGAACTGCAAGGCCGGCAAGTGCGGCTCGTGCAGTGCGGAGGTCAACGGCCGGCCGCGGCTGATGTGCATGACGCGCATGTCGACCTTCGAGCGGTCCGAGACGATCACGGTCACCCCGCTGCGTGCGTTCCCGGTCGTCCGGGACCTGGTGACGGACGTGTCCTTCAACTACGCCAAGGCGCGGGAGGTCCCGGCCTTCGTGCCGCCGCAGGGGGTGGCCCCGGGCGAGTACCGGATGCAGCAGATCGACGTGGAGCGCTCGCAGGAGTTCCGCAAGTGCATCGAGTGCTTCCTGTGCCAGGACACCTGTCACGTGGTGCGCGACCACGAGGAGAACAAGGGCGCCTTCGCCGGTCCGCGCTTCCTGATGCGGGTGGCCGAGCTGGACATGCACCCGCTGGACGCGGCGGCGGAGGCGGGCCTGGACCGCAAACGTACGGCGCAGGAGGAGCACGGGCTCGGCTACTGCAACATCACCAAGTGCTGCACGGAGGTCTGCCCGGAAGGCATCAAGATCACCGACAATGCGCTGATCCCGCTGAAGGAGCGGGCGGTGGACCGCAAGTACGACCCGCTGGTGTGGCTGGGGAACAAGATCGGCCGTCGGCGGGGATAG
- a CDS encoding ATP-binding protein: MIGVIDTDGECAEWAFPAEPGAVRTARHAVRGALHDWGLEAVGDVTVLLVSELVTNSLRYASGPIGVRLERRNPAVGSPAGGPALLVEVSDPLPDPPRERVANHDDEGGRGLHLVAVSSQRWGTRHGKSGKTVWFELAIPGE, translated from the coding sequence GTGATCGGCGTGATCGACACAGACGGTGAATGCGCCGAGTGGGCCTTCCCCGCCGAGCCCGGTGCCGTCCGCACCGCCCGCCACGCCGTCCGTGGCGCCCTGCACGACTGGGGCCTGGAGGCCGTCGGCGATGTGACCGTCCTGCTGGTCAGCGAGCTCGTCACGAATTCCCTGCGGTACGCCTCCGGCCCCATCGGAGTCCGCCTGGAACGGCGCAATCCAGCCGTCGGCAGCCCCGCGGGCGGCCCCGCGCTGCTCGTGGAGGTTTCCGATCCGCTTCCGGATCCGCCCCGTGAGCGGGTGGCGAACCACGACGACGAGGGGGGCCGCGGCCTGCACCTGGTCGCCGTCTCCTCGCAGCGCTGGGGGACGCGGCACGGGAAATCGGGCAAGACTGTGTGGTTCGAATTGGCTATTCCTGGTGAGTAA
- a CDS encoding SpoIIE family protein phosphatase: MPAQAHQTDVPRETWHDALWHSSPPGSIYDYIKVASFSIGPDGFIDQWSLRAEELFGLSASQAVGRDPVDAFMPPELRPDAHRKVAEILDGKEWTGLIPFRIPGGNGAHGVAEIYVMPTQTETAERAALCVVVDVRALRRIESDLAASQAIFGQSPFGFLLFGTDLTVQRANRRFTTVFGGAAEEHRGRTVHDYLPAHEADRMTEALRRVLDTGDSVTDLRITGATPRSRENRHWSINLYRVHGGSGRPIGVAGIGTDVTRRHLAAREAAGVRRNLALLNEAGHRIGNSLDLETTARELLDVTVPGFCDLAAVDLYQGLLLGDDDRPARPQGPGVPSLPGQGPARTPSAALRRVAFASAVSDAPLSGPGALVSVGDVHRYPAASPGALALRTARPRLIEGGGPEDLVQSTLVVPMVAHDTVVGLAQFSRTKGSEPFGERDRAVAVELAARAAVCIDNARLYRREHERALILQRSLLPPGDPEAAGLDIACRYLPGNAATEVGGDWFDVIELPGHRTALVVGDVMGRGLRAAVAMGELRTAVRTLALLDLEPAEVLTALDEIARGLGAPGGSQQASRAALHSRDADRSEVYLATCVYAVYDPVTRRCTIANAGHMPPVLVEPPDEAGVSRPALLLEVPPGMPLGVGGEPFEEVEVDLPEGALLALYTDGLVESRDHPLEEGLRGLRAALADPVRPLEDVCDHVLNTLDTRHGEDDIALLMARVQGLPLDAVGDWQLPREARSVGRARELARAKLPAWGLEGLLDTTELLVSELVTNALRYGEGEIRLRLLLDRTLVCEVWDANLVQPRRRRARDTDEGGRGLQLVGLLSAGWGTRRTHRGKTVWFELPLPGAASEAVTELSAEQLLSMYG; the protein is encoded by the coding sequence ATACCTGCGCAGGCACATCAGACCGACGTGCCGCGAGAGACATGGCACGACGCCCTGTGGCACAGCAGTCCGCCTGGCTCGATATATGACTACATAAAGGTTGCCTCCTTCTCGATCGGGCCCGACGGGTTCATCGACCAGTGGAGCCTGCGCGCCGAGGAACTCTTCGGGCTCAGCGCCTCCCAGGCCGTGGGCCGCGACCCGGTCGACGCCTTCATGCCGCCCGAGCTGCGGCCCGACGCGCACCGCAAGGTCGCCGAGATCCTCGACGGCAAGGAATGGACGGGCCTGATCCCCTTCCGTATCCCGGGCGGGAACGGCGCGCACGGCGTGGCCGAGATCTATGTGATGCCCACCCAGACCGAGACCGCCGAGCGGGCCGCGCTGTGTGTCGTCGTCGACGTACGCGCGCTGCGCCGGATCGAATCCGACCTCGCGGCCTCGCAAGCGATATTCGGCCAATCTCCCTTCGGGTTCCTGCTCTTCGGCACGGACCTCACCGTCCAGCGGGCCAACCGCCGGTTCACCACCGTCTTCGGAGGCGCCGCCGAGGAGCACCGCGGCCGGACCGTGCACGACTACCTGCCGGCCCACGAGGCCGACCGGATGACCGAAGCCCTGCGCCGGGTCCTGGACACCGGCGACTCCGTCACCGATCTGCGGATCACCGGTGCCACTCCCCGCAGCCGGGAGAACCGCCACTGGTCCATCAACCTCTACCGCGTCCACGGCGGCAGCGGCCGTCCCATCGGCGTCGCCGGGATCGGCACCGACGTCACCCGCCGCCACCTCGCCGCCCGCGAGGCCGCCGGGGTCCGCCGCAACCTGGCTCTCCTCAACGAGGCCGGGCACCGCATCGGGAACTCCCTCGACCTGGAGACCACCGCCCGCGAACTCCTCGACGTCACCGTCCCCGGCTTCTGCGACCTGGCCGCCGTCGACCTCTACCAGGGCCTGCTGCTCGGCGACGACGACCGGCCCGCCCGGCCGCAGGGCCCGGGCGTGCCCAGCCTGCCCGGGCAGGGCCCGGCCCGGACGCCCTCGGCCGCCCTGCGCCGGGTGGCCTTCGCCTCCGCCGTCTCGGACGCCCCCCTGTCGGGTCCCGGCGCACTGGTCTCCGTAGGGGATGTCCACCGCTATCCGGCCGCGTCACCGGGCGCGCTGGCCCTGCGTACGGCGCGGCCGCGGCTGATCGAGGGCGGGGGACCGGAGGACCTCGTACAGTCCACCCTGGTCGTGCCGATGGTCGCCCACGACACGGTCGTCGGGCTCGCGCAGTTCTCCCGTACCAAGGGAAGCGAACCCTTCGGCGAACGCGACCGGGCGGTGGCCGTGGAACTGGCCGCGCGGGCCGCCGTCTGCATAGACAACGCCCGGCTCTACCGCCGCGAGCACGAGCGGGCGCTGATCCTGCAGCGCAGCCTGCTGCCCCCCGGCGACCCGGAGGCGGCCGGCCTCGACATCGCCTGCCGGTACCTGCCCGGCAACGCGGCCACCGAGGTCGGCGGCGACTGGTTCGACGTCATCGAGCTCCCCGGGCACCGCACCGCCCTGGTCGTCGGCGACGTCATGGGCCGTGGCCTGCGGGCCGCCGTGGCCATGGGAGAACTGCGCACCGCGGTACGGACCCTCGCGCTGCTCGACCTCGAACCGGCGGAGGTGCTGACCGCGCTCGACGAGATCGCCCGCGGCCTCGGCGCCCCCGGCGGCTCCCAGCAGGCCTCCCGGGCGGCCCTGCACTCGCGGGACGCGGACCGCTCCGAGGTGTATCTGGCGACCTGCGTGTACGCCGTCTACGACCCGGTGACACGGCGCTGCACCATCGCCAACGCGGGCCACATGCCGCCCGTGCTGGTCGAACCCCCGGACGAGGCCGGCGTCTCGCGGCCCGCGCTGCTCCTGGAGGTGCCGCCCGGGATGCCACTGGGCGTGGGGGGCGAACCCTTCGAGGAGGTCGAGGTCGACCTGCCGGAGGGAGCCCTGCTGGCCCTCTACACGGACGGGCTCGTGGAATCCCGCGACCATCCCCTGGAGGAGGGGCTGCGCGGACTGCGCGCGGCGCTCGCGGATCCGGTCCGGCCGCTGGAGGACGTCTGCGACCACGTGCTGAACACCCTCGACACCCGGCACGGCGAGGACGACATCGCCCTGCTCATGGCGCGGGTGCAGGGCCTGCCGCTGGACGCGGTCGGCGACTGGCAACTGCCGCGCGAGGCACGCTCGGTGGGCCGGGCCCGCGAACTGGCCCGGGCCAAGCTCCCGGCCTGGGGCCTGGAGGGGCTGCTGGACACGACCGAACTGCTGGTCAGCGAACTCGTCACCAACGCCCTGCGCTACGGGGAGGGCGAGATCCGGCTGCGGCTGCTGCTGGACCGCACCCTGGTGTGCGAGGTCTGGGACGCCAACCTGGTCCAGCCCCGCCGGCGCCGCGCCCGCGACACCGACGAGGGCGGCCGCGGCCTCCAGCTGGTCGGCCTGCTCTCCGCGGGCTGGGGCACGCGCCGCACCCACCGCGGCAAGACGGTCTGGTTCGAACTCCCGCTGCCCGGCGCGGCATCGGAGGCCGTCACCGAACTGTCGGCGGAGCAGCTGCTGAGCATGTACGGGTAA